Proteins from a genomic interval of Arthrobacter sp. CAN_C5:
- the rpsA gene encoding 30S ribosomal protein S1: MTITTTEKPGAPQVAINDIGTAEDFLAAIDATIKYFNDGDLVEGTVVKVDRDEVLLDIGYKTEGVIPSRELSIKHDVDPGDVVSVGDQVEALVLTKEDKEGRLILSKKRAQYERAWGDIEKVKEEDGVVTGTVIEVVKGGLILDIGLRGFLPASLVEMRRVRDLAPYIGQKIEAKIIELDKNRNNVVLSRRAWLEQTQSEVRSTFLNKLEKGQVRPGVVSSIVNFGAFVDLGGVDGLVHVSELSWKHIDHPSEVVEVGQEVTVEVLEVDLDRERVSLSLKATQEDPWQTFARTHALGQVVPGKVTKLVPFGAFVRVEDGIEGLVHISELAVRHVELAEQVVSVGDELFVKVIDIDLERRRISLSLKQANEGVDADSTEFDPALYGMAAEYDEEGNYKYPEGFDPESNEWLEGYDTQRATWEAQYAEAQSRWEAHKKQVVQHASDDAAAANEPVESSSTSYSSEPAAAESTNNSSSNSNVGTGTLASDEALAALREKLTGN; this comes from the coding sequence ATGACCATCACCACCACCGAGAAGCCAGGTGCACCGCAGGTCGCGATCAACGACATCGGCACCGCTGAGGACTTCCTCGCAGCCATTGACGCCACCATCAAGTACTTCAACGATGGAGACCTCGTTGAAGGAACGGTCGTCAAGGTTGACCGCGACGAAGTTCTGCTCGACATCGGTTACAAGACCGAGGGTGTCATCCCTTCCCGTGAGCTGTCCATCAAGCACGATGTTGATCCCGGGGACGTTGTCTCCGTTGGCGATCAGGTCGAAGCCCTGGTGCTCACCAAGGAGGACAAAGAAGGCCGCCTGATTCTGTCCAAGAAGCGCGCTCAGTACGAGCGCGCTTGGGGCGACATCGAGAAGGTCAAGGAAGAAGACGGCGTCGTCACCGGTACGGTCATCGAGGTTGTCAAGGGTGGACTCATCCTCGACATCGGCCTCCGCGGCTTCCTGCCTGCGTCCCTGGTTGAAATGCGTCGTGTACGCGATCTGGCTCCGTACATCGGCCAGAAGATCGAAGCGAAAATCATCGAGCTGGACAAGAACCGCAACAACGTGGTCCTGTCCCGTCGTGCGTGGCTTGAGCAGACCCAGTCCGAGGTGCGTTCCACGTTCCTCAACAAGCTGGAAAAGGGCCAGGTTCGTCCCGGCGTTGTCTCCTCGATCGTCAACTTCGGTGCCTTCGTGGACCTCGGCGGCGTCGACGGACTCGTTCACGTCTCCGAGCTGTCCTGGAAGCACATCGACCACCCGTCCGAGGTTGTCGAAGTTGGCCAGGAAGTCACCGTTGAGGTGCTTGAGGTTGACCTGGACCGCGAGCGTGTTTCACTCTCGCTCAAGGCCACCCAGGAAGATCCATGGCAGACCTTCGCCCGCACCCACGCCCTTGGGCAGGTTGTTCCGGGTAAGGTCACCAAGCTGGTTCCGTTCGGCGCGTTTGTTCGTGTCGAAGACGGTATCGAAGGCCTCGTTCACATCTCCGAGCTGGCTGTCCGCCACGTGGAGCTGGCAGAGCAGGTTGTCTCGGTTGGAGACGAACTGTTCGTCAAGGTCATCGACATCGACCTCGAGCGTCGCCGGATCTCGCTCTCCCTCAAGCAGGCCAACGAGGGCGTCGATGCTGACAGCACCGAGTTCGATCCCGCTCTGTACGGTATGGCTGCCGAGTACGACGAAGAAGGCAACTACAAGTACCCCGAGGGCTTCGACCCAGAGTCGAACGAATGGCTCGAGGGTTACGACACCCAGCGCGCTACCTGGGAAGCTCAGTACGCTGAGGCCCAGTCACGCTGGGAAGCACACAAGAAGCAGGTTGTGCAGCACGCATCCGACGATGCAGCTGCGGCCAACGAGCCTGTCGAGTCCAGCTCGACCAGCTACTCGTCCGAGCCAGCCGCTGCTGAGAGCACCAACAACAGCAGCAGCAACAGCAACGTCGGCACGGGTACCCTCGCGTCAGACGAAGCACTTGCTGCACTGCGCGAAAAGCTGACCGGCAACTAG
- a CDS encoding GNAT family N-acetyltransferase: MTASQDPAAPAPLRIDTFTVTAETDSTPDSALAHWFEAIRFGFHEIRTEPEDLSTYAGAFASDGRTLWGAYDDAAGTHAWDPRIPVATYGTMINTLNVGNGQLIDAHLITAVTVRPTHRRRGLLRRMMTADLEGAAAKGFAVAALTASEATIYGRFGFGTATFTRNIEVDVKERFALRPPAYGATEVVSPASAAALSEQIFGRFHHATTGSLGRQFSYPQRASGRWGEERPVEDKGVRTAVHYDDDGRPDGYVSYKFSGWGTNPYTMKIIDLVAASGAAYLELWRYLGSIDLIERITFDLAPVNDPLPWALEDRRCYKLTGDEDVLWLRILDPVKALGARGYQGTGTVTLEIVDPLGYATGRYRLSAADGTGALTRLDDDAETQLRVDVAALGSLYLGGVPAHTLAAVGHIAEQGPDGDGSIAVLDRIFQTPSDPYCITHF; encoded by the coding sequence GTGACTGCTTCCCAGGACCCCGCCGCCCCCGCCCCGCTGCGCATTGACACCTTCACGGTGACCGCCGAGACCGATTCGACGCCCGACAGCGCCCTCGCCCACTGGTTTGAGGCGATCCGCTTCGGGTTCCATGAGATAAGGACGGAGCCGGAGGACCTGTCGACCTACGCCGGCGCCTTCGCCTCCGACGGCCGCACCCTCTGGGGCGCCTACGACGACGCAGCGGGCACCCACGCCTGGGATCCCCGGATCCCGGTGGCAACCTACGGAACCATGATCAACACCCTGAACGTGGGGAACGGGCAGCTGATCGACGCGCACCTGATCACGGCCGTCACCGTGCGGCCCACCCACCGCCGCCGTGGCCTGCTCCGCCGGATGATGACCGCCGACCTCGAGGGGGCGGCGGCCAAGGGCTTCGCCGTCGCGGCGCTGACCGCGTCCGAGGCGACCATCTACGGACGGTTCGGTTTCGGCACGGCCACGTTCACCCGCAACATCGAGGTTGACGTGAAGGAACGATTCGCCCTCCGGCCGCCCGCCTATGGTGCCACCGAAGTGGTGTCGCCGGCGTCCGCCGCTGCCCTGTCCGAGCAGATCTTCGGCCGATTCCACCACGCGACCACTGGTTCCCTCGGCCGCCAGTTCTCCTACCCGCAGCGCGCATCGGGCCGGTGGGGTGAGGAGCGGCCCGTCGAGGACAAGGGTGTGCGAACCGCCGTCCACTACGACGATGACGGCCGGCCCGACGGCTATGTCTCCTACAAGTTCTCCGGCTGGGGGACCAACCCCTACACGATGAAGATCATCGATCTGGTGGCCGCCTCCGGCGCCGCCTACCTGGAACTGTGGCGGTATCTGGGATCGATCGACCTGATCGAGCGGATCACCTTCGACCTGGCTCCGGTCAATGACCCGCTGCCCTGGGCGCTGGAGGACCGTCGATGCTACAAACTGACCGGTGACGAGGATGTGCTCTGGCTGCGGATCCTCGACCCGGTGAAGGCGCTGGGAGCGCGCGGGTACCAGGGCACTGGCACGGTGACCCTGGAGATTGTCGATCCGCTCGGCTACGCCACCGGCCGGTACCGGTTGTCGGCCGCCGACGGAACGGGTGCGCTGACGCGCCTCGACGACGACGCCGAGACGCAGCTGCGCGTGGACGTCGCCGCGCTCGGATCGCTCTATCTCGGGGGTGTCCCCGCGCACACTCTGGCCGCGGTTGGTCACATTGCCGAGCAGGGCCCGGATGGGGACGGCAGCATCGCCGTCCTCGACCGGATCTTCCAGACGCCGTCGGACCCGTACTGTATTACCCACTTCTAG
- the polA gene encoding DNA polymerase I, with protein sequence MAYRAFYALPAENFSTDTGQHTNAVYGFTAMLINLIRDQKPTHVAVALDLSTPTFRTEEYTEYKAGRAKTPTEFHGQVDLIIKVMQAMHIPTLSMAGYEADDIIATLSVRAAAEGWDVQVVSGDRDAFQLVNDRVTVLYPKQGVTNIPQMDAQAVEEKYLVPPNQYSDLAALVGETADNLPGVPGVGPKTAAKWIKLYGGLDGILENLAAIKGKVGDSLRENVELVKRNRRLNQLHLDLDLPVELDTMVSRTPDRPAVEELFDSLQFNVLRKRLFDLFGEEDAAESHDEMTPPQHVVLADAVALTSWFKATNQATAAVQLVTQATTGNDDVAGLAMVTSTEAAYVDLETLDAEAEQALAAWLADPGAPKVAHDFKAAYKLLAARGLKLAGVVDDTAISGYLIQPDRRAYDLGDLSQSHLKMAIAPPAESTGGQLALQLEEEDVASPAIARAFAALQLSEYFAGQLVERGANQLLGGLELPLAQVLAEMELTGVSVSMERLDQLFDDFSATMSTTSAEAFRIIGKEINLGSPKQLQAVLFDELELPKTKKIKTGYSTDADALTDLIVKTGHPFLEQLLAHRDASKLRQTVEGLRKSVADDGRIHTTYVQTIAATGRLSSTNPNLQNIPVRSDEGRRIREVFVVGDGFECLMTADYSQIEMRIMAHLSGDEGLIQAFREGEDLHRFVGAHIFGVAPEDVTSAMRSKVKAMSYGLVYGLSSFGLSKQLAISVDEARTLMGDYFDRFGAVRDYLRGVVEQARVDGFTSTIEGRRRYLPDLSSDNRQLREMAERAALNAPIQGSAADIIKKAMLGVDAELRRQGLASRMLLQVHDELVLEIAPGEKDTVELLVREQMGSAADLTVPLDVSVGVGASWHEAAH encoded by the coding sequence ATGGCCTACCGGGCGTTCTATGCGTTGCCGGCCGAGAACTTTTCCACCGACACGGGGCAGCACACCAACGCCGTCTACGGGTTCACCGCGATGCTGATCAACCTGATCAGAGACCAGAAGCCCACCCATGTGGCGGTTGCACTGGACCTGAGCACCCCGACGTTCCGGACCGAGGAGTACACCGAGTACAAGGCTGGCCGCGCCAAGACGCCCACGGAATTCCACGGCCAGGTGGACCTGATCATCAAGGTGATGCAGGCGATGCACATTCCCACCCTGTCGATGGCAGGCTACGAGGCCGACGACATCATTGCCACCCTGTCGGTCCGTGCCGCGGCCGAGGGCTGGGATGTGCAGGTGGTCAGCGGTGACCGCGACGCCTTCCAGCTGGTCAACGACCGCGTGACGGTGCTGTACCCGAAGCAGGGCGTCACCAACATCCCGCAGATGGATGCGCAGGCGGTGGAGGAAAAATACCTCGTCCCGCCCAACCAGTACTCGGACCTGGCCGCCCTGGTGGGGGAGACCGCCGACAACCTTCCCGGGGTTCCCGGGGTGGGTCCCAAGACTGCCGCCAAATGGATCAAACTCTACGGTGGGCTCGACGGCATCCTCGAGAACCTTGCGGCGATCAAGGGGAAGGTGGGGGACTCCCTCCGAGAGAACGTGGAACTGGTCAAGCGCAACCGCCGACTGAACCAGCTGCACCTTGACCTGGATCTGCCGGTGGAACTGGACACCATGGTGTCCCGCACCCCCGACCGCCCGGCCGTGGAGGAACTGTTCGACTCCCTCCAGTTCAACGTCCTCCGCAAGCGTTTGTTCGACCTGTTCGGAGAGGAGGATGCCGCCGAGTCGCACGACGAAATGACCCCGCCCCAGCACGTGGTCCTCGCCGATGCCGTTGCCTTGACCTCCTGGTTCAAGGCCACAAACCAGGCCACTGCCGCCGTCCAGCTGGTGACCCAGGCGACCACCGGGAACGACGACGTCGCCGGCCTGGCGATGGTGACCTCGACGGAGGCGGCGTACGTGGATCTGGAAACGCTCGACGCCGAAGCGGAGCAGGCGCTTGCCGCCTGGCTGGCTGACCCGGGTGCGCCGAAGGTGGCCCACGATTTCAAGGCGGCGTACAAGCTGCTCGCCGCCCGCGGACTGAAACTTGCGGGGGTCGTGGACGACACCGCCATCTCCGGCTACCTGATCCAGCCCGACCGCCGCGCCTACGACCTCGGTGACCTGAGCCAGTCGCACCTGAAGATGGCCATCGCACCCCCGGCGGAGTCCACGGGTGGTCAGCTCGCGCTCCAGCTGGAGGAGGAAGACGTCGCCTCACCGGCCATCGCCCGTGCGTTCGCGGCCCTGCAGCTCAGTGAGTACTTCGCTGGCCAGCTGGTGGAACGTGGTGCCAACCAGCTGCTGGGTGGGCTTGAACTGCCACTGGCCCAGGTGCTCGCTGAAATGGAACTCACCGGCGTCTCAGTGTCCATGGAGCGGCTCGACCAGCTGTTCGACGACTTCTCGGCGACCATGAGCACCACCAGCGCCGAGGCGTTCAGGATCATCGGCAAGGAGATCAACCTGGGCTCACCCAAGCAGCTCCAGGCGGTCCTGTTCGACGAACTGGAACTCCCCAAGACGAAGAAGATCAAGACCGGCTACTCCACCGATGCCGACGCGCTGACCGACCTGATCGTCAAGACCGGGCACCCGTTCCTGGAACAGCTACTCGCGCACCGCGACGCCTCCAAGCTGCGCCAGACGGTGGAGGGGCTCAGGAAATCAGTGGCCGACGACGGCCGGATCCACACCACCTACGTCCAGACCATCGCGGCGACCGGGCGGCTGTCCTCCACGAACCCGAACCTGCAGAACATCCCGGTCCGGTCGGACGAGGGCCGGCGCATCCGCGAGGTGTTCGTCGTCGGCGACGGGTTCGAGTGCCTGATGACCGCCGACTATTCGCAGATCGAGATGCGGATCATGGCTCACCTCTCCGGCGACGAGGGGCTGATCCAGGCGTTCCGGGAAGGTGAGGACCTGCACCGGTTTGTCGGCGCGCACATTTTCGGGGTCGCCCCCGAGGACGTCACCAGCGCCATGCGGTCCAAGGTGAAAGCCATGTCCTACGGTTTGGTCTACGGCCTCAGCTCATTTGGCCTGTCCAAGCAGCTGGCCATCTCGGTGGATGAGGCACGCACCCTGATGGGCGACTACTTTGATCGGTTCGGCGCCGTCCGCGACTATCTACGCGGAGTGGTGGAACAGGCGCGCGTCGACGGTTTCACGTCCACGATTGAAGGCCGCCGCCGTTACCTGCCGGATCTCTCCAGCGACAACCGGCAGCTCCGCGAAATGGCTGAGCGGGCGGCGCTGAACGCCCCCATCCAGGGCTCGGCAGCGGACATCATCAAGAAGGCGATGCTCGGCGTCGACGCCGAACTGCGCAGGCAGGGCCTGGCCTCCCGGATGCTTCTGCAGGTGCACGATGAACTGGTCCTGGAGATCGCTCCGGGCGAGAAGGACACTGTGGAACTGCTGGTGCGGGAACAGATGGGCTCGGCCGCTGACCTGACCGTACCCCTTGACGTCTCAGTCGGTGTGGGAGCGAGCTGGCACGAGGCTGCCCACTGA
- a CDS encoding PaaI family thioesterase — MTHNYTPEPSGQEPTANPYATELAAAGVPEEMHEWLSGHGIGRLAAKMGIVFTEMTPEHLVATMPVEGNEQVAGILHGGAHLVLAETLGSFAAGLHAGRDRQAMGIEISATHHRSASSGMVTGTATAVHLGRTLTTHEVVMTDDDGRRLSTARITNIIRDRR; from the coding sequence ATGACCCACAATTACACTCCGGAGCCGTCCGGACAGGAACCGACCGCAAACCCCTACGCCACCGAGCTGGCCGCCGCCGGTGTGCCGGAAGAGATGCACGAATGGCTGAGCGGCCACGGTATCGGGCGTCTCGCCGCGAAGATGGGGATCGTGTTCACGGAGATGACGCCGGAACATCTGGTGGCCACCATGCCGGTCGAGGGGAACGAACAGGTGGCCGGGATCCTTCACGGCGGGGCGCACCTGGTCCTCGCGGAGACCCTGGGCTCGTTCGCCGCCGGGCTCCATGCTGGCCGCGACCGGCAGGCGATGGGCATTGAGATCAGCGCGACGCACCACCGGTCGGCGTCGTCGGGGATGGTCACCGGCACCGCCACAGCCGTCCATCTGGGACGTACCCTGACCACCCACGAGGTGGTGATGACTGACGACGACGGCCGCCGCCTGTCCACCGCCCGGATCACCAACATCATCCGCGATAGACGCTGA
- a CDS encoding BTAD domain-containing putative transcriptional regulator — MSLNTPVQWNLKMLGYWCLERDHQPLTVAFRQQRLIAALALRGGRRRSYIAGLLWPNRTDAQASGSLRACLWNIAHQLPGLLHPVSDTLALAPGITIDVDELRGTISLVDTGASVPQEFTAELRAADLLPGWDEDWLLPDQDRVFRQRLAALETLAETYLAGGQLPAALDAATAAVALDPLLESAQRSLLRIHLAAGNNGSAMRSYRTYLATLQQECGVCPSARITELIRPLLQGQERGGQEQTLRGPVPGYRVSLHPSFE, encoded by the coding sequence ATGTCATTGAACACTCCGGTCCAGTGGAACTTGAAAATGTTGGGGTACTGGTGCCTTGAACGGGATCACCAGCCTCTCACCGTGGCCTTCCGGCAGCAGCGCCTGATCGCGGCCCTCGCGCTCCGCGGTGGTCGACGACGAAGCTATATTGCTGGCCTCCTGTGGCCCAACCGGACCGATGCCCAGGCCTCGGGAAGCCTGCGTGCCTGCCTGTGGAACATTGCACACCAGCTTCCCGGGCTGCTCCACCCCGTCAGCGACACGCTGGCCCTTGCACCCGGGATTACCATCGACGTCGACGAGCTCCGGGGCACGATAAGCCTCGTGGACACGGGCGCCTCCGTGCCGCAGGAATTTACCGCGGAGCTGCGGGCCGCCGACCTGCTGCCAGGGTGGGACGAGGACTGGCTGCTTCCCGACCAGGACCGGGTCTTCCGACAGCGCCTTGCCGCCCTGGAAACCCTCGCCGAAACGTATTTGGCTGGGGGGCAGCTGCCGGCAGCCCTCGATGCCGCCACCGCAGCAGTGGCGCTCGACCCGCTGCTGGAAAGCGCTCAGCGCTCTCTGCTGCGCATCCACCTGGCGGCCGGAAACAACGGGTCGGCGATGCGCAGCTACCGCACCTACCTGGCGACCCTGCAGCAGGAATGCGGAGTATGCCCGTCGGCGCGGATCACCGAACTGATCAGGCCGTTGCTGCAGGGCCAGGAGCGTGGGGGCCAGGAACAGACCCTGCGGGGTCCGGTACCCGGCTACCGTGTCAGCCTGCACCCGTCCTTTGAGTAG
- a CDS encoding S8 family serine peptidase, which translates to MIESESSGSRSRGQEPETTGRFIVVFADAEQDAPGFLRSAGMASIADSREFGSRAATPDQTEGAAATVFSRLGVAVVSADPQQARALRSFSEEGTIASVSPELIHHVLTESPGEPSTLFQDSGELTWGLQAVAADTSPWSGAGIRVAVLDTGFDSSHPDFAGRQITTESFVPGETSQDGHGHGTHCIGTSCGPRSPEEGPAYGVAFEADIFAGKVLGDSGSGSDGGIIAGIDWAMANECAVISMSLGADIAQVHPPYTAVGRRALDQGSLIIAAAGNNADRRQNDYGFVGAPANSPFILAVGALDQQLEMAFFSARTLPVRGGQVDVAGPGFQVNSSWLMPGRYRSISGTSMATPHAAGVAALWAQATGYRGRELWSALAQESQRLLLPSVDVGSGLVLAPQD; encoded by the coding sequence ATGATTGAATCTGAGTCCTCCGGCAGCCGCTCCCGCGGACAGGAGCCGGAAACCACCGGTCGTTTCATCGTCGTCTTCGCCGACGCGGAACAGGATGCACCAGGTTTCCTGAGGTCCGCAGGGATGGCCAGCATCGCCGACTCCCGCGAGTTCGGGTCCCGTGCAGCGACCCCGGACCAGACCGAGGGCGCAGCTGCCACAGTGTTCTCCCGGCTGGGCGTGGCAGTGGTGTCGGCCGATCCGCAGCAGGCACGGGCGCTGCGCTCCTTTTCCGAGGAGGGCACGATCGCTTCGGTATCGCCCGAGCTGATCCACCATGTGCTGACCGAGTCGCCCGGGGAACCTTCCACACTGTTCCAGGACTCTGGCGAACTGACCTGGGGTCTCCAGGCGGTAGCCGCCGACACCTCGCCGTGGAGTGGAGCGGGCATCCGGGTGGCGGTCCTGGACACGGGCTTCGACTCCAGCCATCCTGATTTCGCCGGACGACAAATCACCACCGAATCGTTCGTGCCGGGTGAAACCTCCCAGGACGGCCACGGCCATGGGACCCACTGCATCGGCACGTCCTGTGGACCGCGGTCGCCGGAGGAGGGCCCGGCGTACGGGGTCGCATTCGAAGCGGATATCTTCGCCGGGAAGGTCCTGGGAGATTCGGGGTCGGGCAGCGACGGTGGCATCATCGCCGGCATCGACTGGGCGATGGCCAACGAGTGTGCAGTGATCTCCATGTCCCTCGGAGCCGACATCGCGCAGGTCCACCCGCCCTACACAGCGGTCGGCCGGCGGGCACTGGATCAGGGGTCACTGATCATCGCGGCGGCCGGAAACAACGCCGACCGGCGGCAGAACGACTACGGATTTGTGGGCGCTCCAGCCAACAGTCCGTTCATCCTGGCGGTCGGAGCGTTGGACCAGCAGCTTGAGATGGCGTTCTTCTCGGCCCGGACGTTACCGGTCCGCGGGGGACAGGTGGACGTGGCCGGCCCCGGATTCCAGGTGAACTCGTCCTGGCTGATGCCAGGGAGGTACCGGAGCATCAGCGGGACGTCGATGGCGACGCCGCACGCGGCCGGCGTCGCCGCGCTCTGGGCTCAGGCTACGGGCTACCGGGGGCGGGAACTGTGGTCGGCGCTGGCGCAGGAGAGCCAGCGCCTCCTGCTGCCCTCCGTCGACGTCGGTTCAGGCCTCGTGTTGGCGCCGCAGGACTAG
- a CDS encoding L-threonylcarbamoyladenylate synthase: protein MAKFFDVHPQDPQPRAIAQIVDVIRSGGLIAYPTDSCYALGAQLGNKDALDRIRSIRKLDSKHHFTLVCKDFSQLGQFVHIDNDVFRSIKAVTPGSYTFILPATKEVPRRLLHPKKKTVGVRIPDHRMVQALLAELDEPLLSSTLLLPDQETPLTQGWEIKEELDHQVDAVIDSGDCGAEPTTVIDYSSGVAEVVRHGMGDPSRFE from the coding sequence ATGGCCAAATTTTTCGATGTACACCCGCAGGATCCGCAGCCGCGCGCGATCGCCCAGATTGTCGACGTCATCCGGTCCGGCGGGCTGATCGCGTACCCCACCGACTCCTGTTACGCACTGGGCGCACAGCTGGGGAACAAGGACGCACTGGATCGCATCAGGTCCATCCGGAAGCTCGACAGCAAGCACCATTTCACCCTGGTCTGCAAGGATTTCTCCCAGCTGGGACAGTTTGTGCACATCGACAATGACGTGTTCCGCAGCATCAAGGCGGTGACGCCGGGGAGTTACACGTTCATCCTGCCCGCCACCAAGGAAGTGCCACGCCGGCTGCTGCACCCCAAGAAGAAGACCGTGGGCGTCCGTATTCCGGACCACCGGATGGTGCAGGCGCTCCTCGCCGAGCTGGACGAACCGCTGCTGTCGAGCACCCTGCTGCTCCCCGACCAGGAAACGCCGCTGACACAGGGCTGGGAAATCAAGGAAGAGCTCGACCACCAGGTGGACGCCGTCATCGACTCCGGGGACTGCGGTGCCGAGCCGACCACCGTCATTGATTACTCCAGCGGCGTCGCTGAGGTGGTCCGGCACGGGATGGGTGACCCCTCCCGCTTCGAGTGA
- a CDS encoding GNAT family N-acetyltransferase — MPHAVRPLDASTWDAFAELMERNNGVFGGCWCIGFHPEGAERGLDHREAKRERVFSDRAHAALVFDDNGAAQGWCQFGSPRELTRIKHQRECLKAEPPVPDWRITCFYVDKKHRGQGIARTALEGALDLIARRGGGLVEAIPEVTAGRTAHGHFLFSATVELFEDCGFTRRRQVGKHAWIVGRVLDPR; from the coding sequence ATGCCGCACGCCGTCCGTCCGCTCGACGCTTCGACCTGGGACGCCTTCGCCGAACTGATGGAACGCAACAACGGCGTGTTTGGCGGCTGCTGGTGCATCGGGTTCCATCCGGAAGGTGCCGAACGTGGCCTCGACCACCGCGAGGCTAAAAGGGAACGGGTGTTCTCGGACCGCGCGCACGCGGCGCTGGTCTTCGACGATAACGGCGCCGCGCAGGGCTGGTGCCAGTTTGGCAGTCCCCGTGAGCTGACCCGGATCAAACACCAGCGGGAGTGTCTCAAGGCCGAGCCACCGGTCCCGGACTGGCGGATCACCTGCTTCTACGTCGACAAGAAGCACCGGGGGCAAGGTATTGCCAGGACGGCACTTGAGGGTGCGCTGGACCTGATCGCCCGGCGGGGCGGCGGCCTGGTGGAAGCGATTCCCGAGGTCACGGCCGGCCGGACCGCGCACGGCCACTTCCTGTTCAGTGCCACCGTCGAACTGTTCGAGGACTGCGGCTTTACCCGCCGCCGCCAGGTGGGCAAACACGCCTGGATTGTCGGCCGGGTACTCGACCCCAGGTGA
- a CDS encoding translesion error-prone DNA polymerase V autoproteolytic subunit: MTVVAQIAPLQGTPPGQLTEVSPVSVPAGFPSPAQDYYDGGIDLNKHLIKDTTCTFIVRVSGDSMSGAGINDGDELIVDRSLTPLHGSVVVAILDGELTIKRLHLGAAGIILKADNRDYPDITVAELSDLTVWGVVTRCLHYV; encoded by the coding sequence GTGACAGTTGTAGCCCAGATCGCCCCTTTGCAGGGAACCCCGCCCGGGCAGCTCACCGAGGTCAGCCCGGTCTCCGTTCCGGCCGGTTTCCCGTCGCCCGCCCAGGACTATTACGACGGCGGGATCGACCTCAACAAGCACCTCATTAAGGACACCACGTGCACGTTCATCGTGCGAGTCTCCGGGGACAGCATGTCCGGTGCCGGCATCAACGACGGGGACGAACTGATCGTCGACCGCTCCCTCACTCCCCTCCACGGCTCGGTGGTGGTGGCGATCCTCGACGGCGAACTGACGATCAAGCGGTTGCACCTCGGTGCCGCCGGCATCATTCTCAAAGCCGACAACCGGGACTACCCCGACATCACGGTGGCTGAACTCTCCGACCTCACGGTGTGGGGTGTCGTGACCCGCTGCCTCCACTACGTTTAG